In Psychrobium sp. MM17-31, a single window of DNA contains:
- a CDS encoding isocitrate lyase: MSTYNTEIDKAANLCGQQGEAWSAINPESVARMKLQNQFKTGLDIARYTAGIMRRDMENYDKDPSKYTQSLGCWHGFIGQQKMISIKKHFENTDRRYLYLSGWMVAALRSDFGPLPDQSMHEKTSVASLIEELYTFLRQADARELGGYFRELDAAREAGDEVEAQRVQAKIDGHVTHIVPIIADIDAGFGNAEATYLLAKKMIEAGACCIQLENQVSDEKQCGHQDGKVTVPHSDFLAKINAVRYAFLELGVDDGVIVARTDSLGAGLTKQIAVTNEPGDLGDQYNSFLDVEEIEAADVQNGDVVLNRNGKLVRPKRLASNLFQFRQGTGEERCVLDCITSLQNGADLLWIETEKPHVAQIGGMVNEIRKVIPNAKLVYNNSPSFNWTLNFRQQVFDAMVEAGEDVSAYDRDKLMSVDYDETELATRADEKIRTFQADAAREAGIFHHLITLPTYHTAALSTDNLAKEYFGDQGMLGYVQGVQRKEIRQGIACVKHQNMAGSDMGDDHKEYFAGDAALKAAGKDNTMNQFA; the protein is encoded by the coding sequence ATGTCTACTTACAATACTGAAATCGATAAAGCTGCTAACTTATGCGGACAACAAGGCGAAGCATGGAGTGCAATCAATCCTGAATCTGTTGCACGCATGAAATTGCAAAATCAATTTAAAACGGGTTTGGATATCGCGCGTTACACCGCTGGCATCATGCGCCGCGACATGGAAAACTACGATAAAGATCCAAGTAAGTACACTCAATCTCTAGGTTGTTGGCACGGTTTTATCGGTCAACAAAAAATGATCTCAATTAAAAAGCATTTCGAAAACACCGACCGTCGTTATCTATACCTATCTGGTTGGATGGTTGCAGCACTGCGCTCAGACTTTGGTCCATTACCAGATCAATCAATGCACGAGAAAACCTCTGTTGCTAGCCTAATCGAAGAGTTATACACCTTCCTACGTCAAGCAGATGCTCGTGAACTAGGTGGCTACTTCCGCGAACTAGATGCTGCACGTGAAGCTGGCGATGAAGTTGAAGCTCAACGTGTTCAAGCTAAAATCGACGGTCACGTTACTCACATCGTTCCTATTATTGCTGATATCGATGCTGGTTTTGGTAACGCAGAAGCAACTTACCTACTTGCTAAGAAAATGATTGAAGCTGGAGCATGTTGTATCCAACTAGAAAACCAAGTATCTGACGAAAAACAATGTGGTCACCAAGACGGTAAAGTAACAGTGCCTCATTCTGATTTCCTAGCGAAAATCAACGCTGTACGTTACGCATTCTTAGAGCTTGGTGTTGATGACGGTGTTATCGTTGCTCGTACTGACTCACTAGGTGCTGGCCTCACGAAACAAATCGCGGTAACTAACGAGCCTGGTGATCTAGGTGACCAATATAACTCATTCCTAGACGTTGAAGAAATTGAAGCGGCGGATGTACAAAACGGCGATGTGGTATTAAATCGCAATGGTAAACTAGTTCGTCCTAAGCGTTTAGCGAGTAACTTATTCCAATTTAGACAAGGTACGGGTGAAGAGCGTTGTGTACTTGACTGTATTACATCTCTACAAAACGGTGCTGACTTACTGTGGATTGAAACAGAGAAGCCACACGTTGCGCAAATCGGCGGCATGGTAAACGAAATCCGTAAAGTAATTCCAAACGCTAAGCTGGTTTACAACAACTCACCATCGTTTAACTGGACGCTAAACTTCCGCCAACAAGTATTCGATGCCATGGTTGAAGCGGGTGAAGATGTAAGTGCCTACGATCGCGACAAGTTAATGAGTGTTGATTACGATGAGACTGAACTAGCAACACGCGCCGATGAAAAAATCCGTACCTTCCAAGCTGACGCTGCACGTGAAGCGGGTATCTTCCATCACCTTATTACATTACCAACTTATCATACAGCTGCTCTTTCAACTGATAACTTGGCTAAAGAATACTTCGGTGACCAAGGTATGCTGGGCTACGTACAAGGTGTACAACGCAAGGAAATCCGTCAAGGTATCGCTTGTGTGAAACACCAAAACATGGCGGGTTCAGACATGGGTGATGATCACAAAGAATACTTCGCTGGCGACGCAGCACTAAAAGCTGCTGGTAAAGACAACACCATGAATCAGTTCGCTTAA
- a CDS encoding LysR family transcriptional regulator translates to MNINKIDLNLLIYLDVLLREKNVTRAANQLNITQPAMSNGLKRLRNLFNDPILVRTSDGMVPTERSQALAPVIRKILLELEEALQSEDNFNPATSDRVFRLMASDYAASTLVPKLLSNLSKIAPNVSIDIMTPSDINFHDVEAGKVDMAINRFEELPQSFHQKTLWHDSFTCLMASDNPTSKRFGLQSYLRGKHIWVSKTGFGVGVGMDPKDVQKLGWVDEALAKIGEKRDIRVFTRNYNVAIQLALEDQLIATLPSKAAARFVNAPRFTLLDPPFEIPKIELKMIWSPLLHHDASHIWFRQKVLEAAHEC, encoded by the coding sequence ATGAATATTAATAAAATCGACCTTAATTTGCTGATTTACCTCGACGTATTGTTACGCGAAAAGAACGTAACGCGAGCGGCAAATCAGCTCAACATTACTCAACCGGCGATGAGTAACGGCCTTAAACGTCTGAGAAATCTGTTTAATGATCCAATACTAGTTCGTACTTCAGATGGCATGGTGCCAACTGAGCGATCACAAGCGCTGGCACCTGTCATTCGCAAAATTTTATTGGAGTTAGAAGAAGCCCTGCAAAGTGAAGATAACTTTAACCCTGCAACCAGTGACCGTGTATTTAGGTTAATGGCCAGCGACTACGCTGCTTCAACATTGGTTCCTAAACTGCTGAGCAATCTCAGTAAGATAGCGCCAAACGTCAGCATCGATATTATGACGCCAAGTGATATTAACTTTCACGACGTGGAAGCAGGCAAAGTGGATATGGCGATTAATCGCTTTGAAGAGTTACCGCAATCCTTCCATCAAAAAACACTGTGGCACGACAGTTTTACCTGTTTGATGGCGTCAGATAATCCAACCAGCAAGCGTTTTGGCCTACAGAGCTACTTACGCGGCAAACACATTTGGGTTTCAAAAACAGGCTTTGGCGTTGGTGTCGGTATGGATCCCAAAGACGTACAAAAACTCGGTTGGGTGGATGAAGCACTCGCGAAAATTGGCGAAAAACGCGATATTCGCGTATTCACACGTAATTACAATGTGGCCATTCAATTAGCGTTGGAAGACCAATTAATCGCGACCTTACCAAGTAAAGCGGCAGCGCGCTTTGTTAATGCGCCGCGTTTTACACTGCTTGATCCGCCATTTGAAATTCCGAAAATTGAGCTAAAAATGATTTGGTCACCATTGCTTCATCATGACGCCAGTCATATTTGGTTTAGACAAAAGGTACTAGAAGCTGCACATGAATGTTAA
- a CDS encoding TonB-dependent receptor, with translation MNTKKTLLATLICMSCVPAYANEKAPQKADKKEKAETITVRGDIHLLRSDLDSLISSTLIEREQLDMMQGSSLGETLKFTPGIHANYYGPSSSRPVIRGLDGPRVKILQNGLSAGDASASAPDHQVSSEVSTASQIEILRGPATLLHGSGAIGGVVNVIDERIPSKLSDEISGEVVGAFSTVDDAKDAAFSVTGSKGNWAFYADGFAKDANETNIPVYAMHDDHDEHEEEHEEHEEEGHEEGHEEEGHDEHEASKRKVIENSQNRSDGFTLGTSYITDSFMMGIAYGSTSSKYGLVGHSHEAHGEHEGEEHEEHEEEGHDEEHEEHAHEAMPFVLTEQDRTQFNAKWFDLGNGIDTISLKAVHVDYKLQEVEEGAVGTQITNKTDEVKLQLHHNWIEQWQGIVGVHVQNDSTTPVGAEANSPATKTDATAIYATQRRQTGNAEWHLGARIEKVKINPTLTQNNALSSIDFTPVSWAAGVDWKVSDNQQLLLNLSHSQRALSASELFAFGEHLGTQTFDVGAYFNMEVVEGKATHQPTAQFNKLETEDANTLDIGWRVEGNDYVFAASAFYSRVNNYAYRERVVEDSGELPVYQYRQNDAKLYGGEVQLSYFINDQLTFSSFVDYSRVQLTSGEDLPRIPPLRIKNTLNWEHMDWHYNLGVTTYAKQDKVGQFEEETDGYTLVDVGVYKHQKVSFGDIKYFLKVNNLFDKEARVHSSFLKEQAPLPGVNVKLGVRWTF, from the coding sequence ATGAATACTAAAAAAACGCTACTTGCGACACTCATTTGTATGTCGTGTGTACCTGCTTATGCTAACGAGAAGGCTCCGCAAAAGGCTGATAAAAAAGAAAAAGCTGAAACAATCACTGTCCGCGGTGATATTCACTTATTGCGTAGCGATCTTGATTCGTTAATTTCTTCAACCTTAATTGAGCGCGAGCAGCTCGATATGATGCAGGGCAGCAGTTTAGGTGAAACATTAAAGTTTACACCGGGTATTCACGCCAACTATTACGGACCGAGCTCTTCGCGTCCTGTAATCCGCGGCTTAGATGGTCCGCGCGTTAAAATTCTACAAAATGGTCTATCGGCAGGCGATGCTTCTGCTAGTGCGCCAGATCATCAAGTAAGTAGCGAAGTGAGCACGGCCAGCCAAATCGAAATTTTACGCGGCCCTGCAACATTGCTTCATGGTAGTGGTGCAATCGGTGGTGTTGTTAACGTGATTGATGAGCGCATTCCAAGCAAACTATCTGATGAAATCTCTGGTGAGGTTGTTGGCGCGTTTTCGACAGTCGACGACGCAAAAGACGCTGCTTTCTCGGTTACGGGTTCTAAAGGCAATTGGGCGTTCTATGCCGATGGTTTTGCTAAAGATGCCAATGAAACCAATATTCCAGTGTACGCCATGCATGATGATCACGACGAACATGAAGAAGAGCATGAGGAGCACGAAGAGGAAGGCCATGAAGAAGGTCATGAGGAAGAAGGCCACGACGAGCACGAAGCCTCTAAGCGTAAAGTGATTGAAAATAGCCAAAATCGCAGTGATGGTTTCACTCTTGGTACTAGCTATATTACCGATAGCTTTATGATGGGTATCGCTTATGGCTCTACCAGCTCGAAATATGGCTTAGTTGGTCACTCTCATGAAGCGCATGGCGAACATGAAGGTGAAGAGCACGAGGAACATGAAGAAGAAGGTCATGATGAAGAACACGAAGAACATGCACACGAAGCTATGCCTTTCGTTCTTACAGAACAAGACCGCACTCAGTTTAATGCCAAGTGGTTTGATTTAGGTAACGGCATCGACACCATTTCACTTAAAGCGGTGCATGTTGATTACAAACTGCAAGAAGTTGAAGAAGGCGCTGTTGGCACGCAAATCACTAATAAAACTGACGAAGTTAAGCTGCAGCTGCATCACAATTGGATTGAACAATGGCAAGGTATTGTTGGTGTTCATGTGCAAAATGACTCAACTACGCCTGTAGGCGCAGAAGCGAATTCGCCAGCGACTAAAACGGATGCAACTGCAATTTATGCAACGCAGCGCCGTCAAACTGGCAATGCCGAATGGCATTTAGGTGCGCGCATCGAAAAAGTTAAAATCAATCCAACGCTAACGCAAAATAATGCGTTATCTAGCATCGATTTTACCCCAGTGAGTTGGGCTGCAGGTGTTGATTGGAAAGTGAGTGATAACCAGCAACTATTATTGAATTTGAGCCACAGTCAACGCGCGTTGAGTGCAAGTGAGTTATTTGCCTTTGGTGAGCATTTAGGTACTCAGACTTTTGATGTTGGCGCCTATTTCAATATGGAAGTGGTTGAAGGTAAAGCGACTCATCAACCAACAGCGCAGTTTAATAAATTAGAAACTGAAGATGCCAATACATTGGATATCGGCTGGCGCGTTGAAGGTAACGATTATGTATTCGCCGCATCGGCGTTTTATAGCCGTGTGAATAATTATGCTTATCGCGAGCGCGTTGTGGAAGATAGCGGTGAACTACCGGTTTATCAATATCGTCAAAACGATGCCAAATTATACGGTGGTGAAGTGCAATTGAGTTACTTCATTAACGACCAACTAACGTTTAGCTCTTTTGTTGATTACTCACGCGTTCAATTAACTTCTGGCGAAGATCTGCCACGTATTCCGCCTTTGCGTATTAAAAACACGCTTAATTGGGAACACATGGACTGGCATTACAACCTAGGTGTTACTACCTACGCTAAACAAGATAAAGTGGGTCAGTTTGAAGAAGAAACTGATGGTTACACATTGGTAGATGTTGGCGTTTACAAACACCAGAAAGTGTCTTTTGGCGATATTAAATATTTCTTAAAAGTGAATAATTTATTCGACAAAGAAGCACGAGTTCACAGCTCATTCTTGAAAGAGCAAGCGCCATTACCTGGCGTCAATGTGAAACTGGGCGTGCGCTGGACGTTCTAA
- the sthA gene encoding Si-specific NAD(P)(+) transhydrogenase — protein MSNHYDAIVIGTGPGGEGAAMGLAKQGKSVAVIERAPRVGGGCTHWGTIPSKALRHSVSRIVEFRRSGYDVEGDFSKQFSFKSILKHTERVINDQVQLRQGFYMRNDCPIYTGHAQFMTANVIEITKEGGEKEYLSAEKIVIATGSRPYRPADVDFNSPYIFDSDTILSLDKDPKSIIIYGAGVIGSEYASIFRGLGVRVDLINTRDRLLSFLDTEVSESLSYHFWNSGVVIRHSESYEKIEETDNGVVLHLESGKKMRADCLLFANGRTGNTHDLGLDKIGIETDSRGQLKVNEHYQTAVENVYAVGDVIGYPSLASAAYDQGRIAAKAMISGNNEGELIHDIPTGIYTIPEISSVGKTEQELTEKKVPYEVGRAQFKHLARAQIGGINVGFLKLLFHRETKELLGIHCFGERSSEIVHIGQAIMEQKGEGNNIEYFVNTTFNYPTMAEAYRVAAMNGLNRLF, from the coding sequence ATTTCTAATCATTACGACGCCATCGTAATAGGTACCGGACCAGGCGGAGAAGGTGCCGCTATGGGCTTAGCCAAGCAAGGCAAGTCTGTTGCAGTCATTGAGCGTGCGCCACGTGTTGGCGGCGGCTGTACTCACTGGGGAACTATTCCATCAAAAGCACTACGTCACTCTGTTTCGCGCATTGTTGAATTTCGTCGCAGTGGCTATGACGTTGAAGGTGACTTTAGTAAGCAGTTTTCGTTTAAGTCGATTTTAAAACACACCGAACGGGTAATTAACGATCAAGTGCAGTTGCGTCAGGGTTTTTACATGCGCAACGACTGTCCTATCTACACTGGTCACGCACAATTTATGACAGCCAATGTCATTGAAATAACAAAAGAAGGCGGCGAGAAAGAATACTTAAGCGCAGAAAAAATCGTTATCGCTACCGGTTCGCGTCCTTATCGTCCAGCCGATGTCGATTTTAACAGTCCTTATATTTTTGATAGCGACACCATTCTTTCACTCGATAAAGATCCTAAAAGCATCATCATCTATGGTGCCGGCGTTATCGGTTCAGAATACGCCTCGATTTTCCGCGGATTAGGCGTACGTGTTGACCTTATTAACACACGTGACCGTTTACTCTCATTCCTCGATACCGAAGTGAGTGAATCACTGTCTTATCACTTTTGGAACAGCGGCGTAGTTATTCGCCACAGTGAGTCTTACGAAAAAATCGAAGAGACAGACAACGGCGTTGTTCTGCATTTAGAGTCTGGTAAAAAAATGCGCGCCGATTGCTTACTATTCGCTAACGGCAGAACCGGTAATACGCACGATTTAGGCCTAGATAAGATCGGAATTGAAACTGATTCACGTGGCCAATTAAAAGTGAATGAGCACTACCAAACAGCAGTTGAAAACGTTTATGCGGTTGGTGATGTAATCGGTTATCCATCACTGGCAAGTGCTGCTTATGATCAAGGGCGTATTGCTGCTAAAGCAATGATTAGCGGTAATAATGAAGGGGAATTAATTCACGACATTCCAACAGGCATCTACACCATCCCAGAAATCAGCTCTGTTGGTAAAACCGAGCAAGAACTCACAGAGAAGAAAGTGCCTTACGAAGTTGGTCGTGCACAGTTTAAGCACCTAGCTCGCGCCCAAATTGGTGGTATCAATGTCGGATTCTTGAAATTACTATTCCATCGAGAGACCAAAGAGCTATTAGGCATTCACTGTTTTGGTGAGCGCAGCTCGGAGATCGTACACATCGGCCAAGCAATTATGGAACAAAAAGGCGAAGGTAATAATATTGAGTATTTTGTTAATACCACCTTTAACTACCCAACAATGGCAGAAGCCTATCGCGTTGCTGCGATGAATGGACTAAATCGCCTGTTCTAA
- a CDS encoding DUF4240 domain-containing protein, with amino-acid sequence MTETEFWQLVTAQDPLATSDELAQQLTDKLNPLTDEQLAAFDKHFSLKMRDSYTWRLWGAAYIIGGCNSEYAFAEFRCWLISRGQDIFEQALKKPDTLAELDVLKDDEGDPLPYLEEYDLIAGQLFEARNEHELPYVPSGQSQPFGKRFKDTNKYLKTSYPNLFAKYWQS; translated from the coding sequence ATGACAGAAACAGAATTTTGGCAGCTCGTAACTGCCCAAGACCCCCTCGCTACTTCCGACGAACTAGCGCAACAACTGACCGATAAACTCAATCCACTGACCGATGAGCAACTAGCAGCTTTTGATAAGCACTTTAGCCTCAAAATGCGCGACAGCTACACCTGGCGTCTGTGGGGGGCCGCCTATATTATCGGTGGCTGTAATAGTGAATATGCATTTGCGGAGTTTCGCTGTTGGTTAATATCTCGTGGCCAAGACATTTTCGAGCAAGCCCTAAAAAAGCCTGACACCCTCGCTGAACTCGATGTTTTAAAAGATGATGAAGGCGATCCCTTACCTTATCTTGAAGAGTATGATCTTATTGCAGGACAGCTGTTTGAAGCACGTAACGAACACGAATTGCCATATGTGCCCTCAGGACAAAGCCAGCCATTTGGCAAGCGCTTTAAAGACACCAATAAGTATTTAAAGACCAGTTATCCAAACTTATTTGCTAAATACTGGCAAAGCTAA
- a CDS encoding DUF3718 domain-containing protein — protein sequence MKTLLLTLASGLLLTSTAAHAGQFKFVAGNDSPYTQFCVAAANNNLMNYNQRVDSSGLSDRHVAKNTQCNGENIANFAAKYGADKTAKHINRFRRGNITITDYAYVGKSETKDLTVVTVN from the coding sequence ATGAAAACCTTATTACTTACCTTAGCATCAGGCCTATTATTAACTTCTACAGCAGCACACGCAGGTCAATTTAAATTCGTTGCTGGCAACGATAGTCCCTACACACAATTTTGCGTCGCCGCAGCCAACAATAATCTAATGAATTACAACCAGCGGGTTGATAGCTCAGGTCTTAGCGATCGCCATGTTGCTAAAAATACACAATGCAACGGGGAAAATATTGCTAACTTCGCAGCGAAATACGGCGCAGATAAAACCGCCAAGCACATTAACCGCTTTAGACGTGGAAACATCACAATTACTGACTATGCATACGTCGGAAAATCCGAGACAAAAGATCTGACGGTAGTCACTGTTAACTAG